From Mastacembelus armatus chromosome 13, fMasArm1.2, whole genome shotgun sequence, one genomic window encodes:
- the LOC113134564 gene encoding leucine-rich repeat extensin-like protein 3: MSHPPPPPSLPPSLPTTAPTQRPPTLHPPAYARHPPHPPSRHNSPATSLRAKSPTLQPPLLTSPHPLPTSTPCPAVDPPSTQPHRPPTLAQTSHGPPSTPPSPTALFSPSRNDPPTPPHPNPLYPAPLRTSTPTPNRLRPPASPQLNPAPPPPTSPTAPPAPPPSLFTPAPPHPTPPHALPPPLPPPTTPSDTHLPTTPR, from the exons ATGTCCCatcctcccccccccccctccctccctccctcgcTCCCCACTACCGCCCCAACCCAACGACCTCCCACCCTCCACCCCCCCGCCTACGCCCGCCACCCTCCCCACCCACCCTCCCGCCACAACTCCCCCGCCACCTCCCTGAGAGCCAAATCACCCACTCTGCAACCACCACTCCTCACCTCCCCCCATCCACTCCCCACCAGCACGCCCTGCCCCGCTGTAGACCCCCCTTCGACACAACCGCACCGCCCCCCCACACTCGCCCAAACCTCCCACGGACCGCCATCCACGCCTCCCTCCCCAACCGCCCTCTTCTCCCCCTCCCGCAAcgacccccccaccccaccacaCCCAAACCCCCTCTACCCCGCCCCCCTCCG caCCTCCACGCCCACGCCCAACCGCCTCCGACCCCCCGCCTCCCCGCAACTGAACCCCGCGCCGCctccccccacctcccccaccgccccccccgcccccccacCCTCGCTATTCACCCCGGCCCCTCCCCATCCCACACCACCCCACgccctccccccccccctcccgcCCCCCACCACCCCGTCCGACACCCACCTACCCACCACGCCACGCTAG